A genomic stretch from Neospora caninum Liverpool complete genome, chromosome III includes:
- a CDS encoding putative Cleft lip and palate transmembrane protein 1: MGKLGAALLVGVAAYLTYSIYIMYSETQPPVYRPKRSDAGDEGPPPLSSNRYSPDLLLSYEFFLSPFTALPPLQNLLAAKNEERFFHVGSVKSRPYNWEGEERLREAEKKNWSFQERLRESLNFSGKEKSDLEVIIPEFLRNNVTLFVHVRTRDAKTGEELPLQAVQKLSSSVVPEHLKVLKRYLLEDPWGTKLEAATKELQVPPPPVESVPEYIQVGPVLEHRPLLTEALLRTFGLNSPVVDIKTQTYALPIHLNSMISPEDEHLPLVALPHERFVVLPEEQRRSAAATSLKITYKPTGYASWLFLLIMGQAMGSLQSMKFSAYDVNSVKMMMGSSSPWVLLLVYLISLLHLVFEILALYSDVKFWRGQENLAQNFSANGLLIEMALEVITILYVRDNGDSFLVQIFIVLRLLLNVWKLRKLVTFTISSTPPYFFKIRGAPSSPNVADGAEPTAETEEKKRNSSGEKKSQKAERAAVDYEELQRFENACMWYLCLLFLPMVLGVSLYQLIYVPQKGWWSWLVTSLATCGYTFGFVSMTPQLFRNYKLQSVTHMPWRVLGYQFTNTFIDDVFSCFIRMPKMHRMSVFRDDVVFVVFLVQRWLYRHNKQRDDEEASQRQEVEEKKTK; this comes from the exons ATGGGGAAACTTGGGGCCGCTCTGCTGGTCGGCGTTGCGGCGTATCTCACGTACTCGATTTACATCATGTacagcgagacgcagccgccGGTGTATCGTCCCAAACGCAGTGAtgccggagacgaagggcCACCCCCTCTTAGCAGCAATCGTTACTCGCCGGACCTCCTTCTCTCCTACgagttctttctctctccgttcacGGCACTTCCGCCTCTCCAAAACCTCCTAGCcgcaaaaaacgaggaa cgtTTCTTCCACGTAGGCTCAGTCAAGAGTCGCCCGTATAActgggaaggcgaggagcgcctacgcgaggcggagaagaaaaactggAGCTTTCAGGAACGACTGCGGGAGTCTCTAAACTTCTccggaaaagagaaatcgGATTTGGAAGTTATCATCCCCGAGTTTCTCCG CAACAATGTGACACTATTCGTCCATGTACGAACTCGCGACGCAAAAACGGGCGAAGAACTGCCTCTCCAAGCTGTCCAAAAACTCTCCTCGAGTGTTGTTCCAG AACATCTCAAAGTTCTCAAGCGCTACTTGCTGGAGGATCCGTGGGGCACGAAACTGGAGGCTGCGACGAAGGAGCTGCAAGTCCCCCCTCCTCCAGTTGAATCCGTTCCCGAGTACATTCAG GTGGGACCCGTCCTCGAGCACCGACCGCTGCTGACTGAAGCGCTCCTGCGCACCTTTGGACTCAACTCGCCGGTTGTGGATATTAAGACGCAG ACCTACGCCCTGCCGATTCACCTGAACTCCATGATCTCCCCCGAGGACGAACACCTGCCTCTCGTCGCGCTCCCTCACGAgcgcttcgtcgtcctcccggaagaacagagacgctCCGCTGCAGCCACGTCCCTGAAAATCACCTACAAACCCACAG GCTACGCTTCTTGGTTGTTTCTGCTGATCATGGGGCAAGCGATGGGAAGCCTGCAGAGCATGAAGTTCTCTGCGTACGACGTGAACTCTGTGAAGATGATGATGGGCAGCTCTTCGCCGTGGGTTTTGCTCCTCGTCTACCTCATTTCGCTTTTGCACCTGGTTTTCGAG ATCTTGGCACTCTACTCGGACGTCAAGTTTTGGAGGGGTCAAGAAAATCTTGCGCAGAACTTTTCC gCAAACGGGCTGCTCATTGAGATGGCGCTCGAGGTCATAACGATCTTGTATGTGCGCGACAACGGCGACTCGTTCCTCGTGCAAATTTTCAtcgttcttcgtctgctcctCAACGTGTGGAAACTGCGAAAGCTG GTCACCTTCACGATCAGTTCCACGCCGCCTTACTTCTTCAAAATTCGCGGCGCACCCTCTTCCCCAAACGTTGCGGACGGAGCAGAGCCGAccgcggagacggaagaaaagaaaaggaactcgagcggagagaagaagagccaaAAGGCCGAGCGTGCTGCCGTGGACTACGAGGAACTTCAGCGCTTtgaaaatgcatgcatgtg gtatctctgcctccttttcctccccatggttctcggcgtctcgctctACCAGCTCATCTACGTCCCTCAGAAAGGCTG GTGGTCGTGGCTGGTTACTTCGCTCGCCACATGCGGATACACTTTTGGATTCGTTTCGATGACTCCGCAACTCTTCCGGAACTACAAACTGCAGTCCGTCACGCACATGCCTTGGCGAGTCCTCGGCTACCAGTTCACCAACACCTTCATCGACGACGTCTTCTCATGCTTCATTCGAATGCCCAAAATGCACAG GATGAGTGTGTTCCGCGACGACGTcgttttcgtcgtcttcctcgttcagCGCTGGCTCTATCGACACAATAAACAGCgtgacgacgaggaggctTCACAGCGGCAGGAggtggaggaaaagaagacgaaatga